GGGCCTGTCGGGCCTCCTGGTCGATGCCGTCAACGCCCGGGACTACCCCGTCGTGATCGGCGTGGTCCTGACCGTCTCGATCCTCTTCATCCTGCTCAACCTGTCGGTCGAACTGCTCTACGGCGTGCTCGATCCGAGGTCGCGACAGACATGAGGCGTCTCCCCTGGCTCGCCCTGTCCGTGCTCGCCGCCATCGTCCTGATCGCGGTCCTGGCGCCTGTCCTGCCCCTGCACGATCCCGTGCGCATGAGCATCGCCAATCGGATGGCGCCGCCGTCCTGGGCCTACCCGCTTGGGCAGGACGAATACGGCCGCGACGTGCTGACCCGCCTTGTCTGGGGCGCGCGGACCTCGCTCTTCGTCGCGGTCAGCGCCGCCGCGATCGCCTGCGTCCTCGGCACCTGCCTCGGCATGATCGGCGGCTTCCTCCGCGGCGTGGCCGGCTTCCTCGCGATCCGGTCCATGGACGTCGTCCTGAGCTTTCCGCCCCTTCTTCTCGCGCTGCTGGTGGTGACGCTGAGCGGTCCGGGCACGGCGACGCTGATCCCGATCATCGCGCTGGTCTACCTGCCGGGCTTCACGCGTGTCGCCTACAGCGGCGTGCTCGGCATCCGCAGCCATGAATATGTCGAGGCCGTGCGCAGCCTGGGCGCCGGTTCCGGCCGGATCATGCTGCGCACGATCCTGCCCAATATCGGCGGCCCCATCCTGGTCCAGTTCAGCCTGACCGTGGCCTCGGGCATCGTGCTCGAGTCCGGTCTCTCCTTCCTCGGGCTGGGCGTCGTTCCTCCGGAGCCGTCCTGGGGCCTGATGATCGGCGCCGCGCGCTCGACCATGAACCAGGCGCCGCTCCTGCTCGTATGGCCCTGCCTCGCGCTGACTCTCACCATCCTCGTGGTCAACGCGGTGTGCGACGGGCTGCGCGACGCCGTCGATCCGCAGCCGCGCGTGCGCTCGCTCGGCCGGCGCCTGCGCGATCTCGCGACACCCGACGCGACGGCGGCAAGCCGGCCGCGGGCGCTCCTCGAGGTCCATGACCTCACGGTCACGCTAGGCACGGGCGACGACGCGCTGGACGCCGTCCGCGGATCGAGCTTTCGCGTCGAGCCGGGCCGGACGCTGGCGATCGTCGGCGAGAGCGGCTCCGGCAAGTCCCTGACCGCGCTTGCGATCACCGGCCTGCTGCCGCCGGTCGCCCACGTCACGTCGGGGGAGGCGTGGCTGGATGGGGTCGAGCTGACGCGTCGGGGCGAGGCCGAGCTTCGGCGCGTGCGCGGCAAGGACGTCGCGATGATCTTTCAGGATCCCGGCAGCAGCCTGAACCCGGTCCACCGCATCGGCGACCAGATCGTCGAGGCGATCCAAGCGCATCAGGCGGTCTCGCGATCCGAGGCGAGGCGCCGCGCCCTCGATCTCCTGCGCCGCGTGCTCCTGCCCGACGCGGAGCGGCGGATCGACGCCTTTCCGCACGAGCTCTCCGGCGGCCAGCGCCAGCGCGTCATGATCGCGATGGCGATCGCCAACGAGCCCAAGCTCCTGATCGCCGACGAGCCGACGACCGCGCTCGACGTCACCGTCCAGGCCCAGATCCTCGATCTTTTGAAGGACCTGCAGAGGGAGCGCGGCATGGCCATCGTCTTCATCACCCACAGCCTGCCGGTCGTCGCGGAGTTCGCGGACGACGTCGCGGTGATGTATGCCGGCGAATTGGTCGAGCAGGGGCCGACCGAGCGGGTGTTCGAGTGTCCCCTCCATCCCTACACCCGTGCGCTGCTCGAAAGCGCGCCGGTCGAGGACGGTCCCGCGCCGCAGGGCATTCCCGGCACCGTCCCGCCGCCCTTCGACCTGCCGCCGGGCTGCGTGTTCGCGCCGCGTTGCGCGCGGCACGTCGATGCCTGCGACGCGCTTCATCCGCCGCTCGATCAGGTCGCGCCGGAGCGCCAGTCCCGTTGCATCCGTCCGGAGGCGGCATGACCGAGCCCTTGGTCCAGGTGTCCGGCCTGAGCAAGCATTTCGGCGGCGGCGGGTGGCTGCGGTCGGCGCCGCCGCTGCGCGCCGTGAACGAGGTCGACCTCGCCGTGGCACGCGGCGAGAGCGTCGGGCTGGTCGGCGAGAGCGGGTCGGGCAAGAGCACGATCGGCCGGCTGATGCTGGGCCTGATGCGGCCGACGGCGGGGGCCGTGCGTTTCGACGGCACCGACATCGCGGCTGCCGACACGACGACGCTTCGACGCCTGCGCCGGCGCATGCAACTCGTCTTCCAGGACCCGTATTCCAGTCTCGATCCGAGGCGAACGGTCGGCGCCCAGATCGCGGACGGCCTGGAGATCCACGACCTCCTGCCGAAGAAGGACAGGCCGGCACGGGTGGCCGACCTGCTGGGTCGGGTGGGGCTCGAGCCGGACCATGCCGCGCGCTATCCCCATGCCTTCTCGGGCGGCCAGCGCCAGCGGATCGCCCTGGCGCGCGCGCTCGCGACCCGTCCCGACTTCCTGGTCGCCGACGAGCCGGTCTCGGCGCTCGACGTGTCGGTCCAGGCCCAGGTGCTGGCGCTGATGGCGCAGCTCAAGGCGGACCTCGGGCTCGCCATGCTGTTCATCAGCCACGACCTGCCTGTCGTGCGTCACCTCTGCGAGCGGACCGTGGTCATGTATCTCGGGCGTGTCATGGAGGAGGGGCCAACCAGCGAGATCTTCGCGCGGCCGACACATCCCTACACGCAGGCGCTGCTCTCGGCGGCGCCCAGCCTGCACCCGGGCCGGCGTCTCAAGCGGATCATCCTCCAGGGCGAGCCGCCGAGCCCGGCCGCGCCGCCCTCCGGCTGCGTGTTCCGGACGCGCTGCCCGCACGCCCTGCCTGCCT
Above is a genomic segment from Geminicoccaceae bacterium SCSIO 64248 containing:
- a CDS encoding dipeptide/oligopeptide/nickel ABC transporter permease/ATP-binding protein; translated protein: MRRLPWLALSVLAAIVLIAVLAPVLPLHDPVRMSIANRMAPPSWAYPLGQDEYGRDVLTRLVWGARTSLFVAVSAAAIACVLGTCLGMIGGFLRGVAGFLAIRSMDVVLSFPPLLLALLVVTLSGPGTATLIPIIALVYLPGFTRVAYSGVLGIRSHEYVEAVRSLGAGSGRIMLRTILPNIGGPILVQFSLTVASGIVLESGLSFLGLGVVPPEPSWGLMIGAARSTMNQAPLLLVWPCLALTLTILVVNAVCDGLRDAVDPQPRVRSLGRRLRDLATPDATAASRPRALLEVHDLTVTLGTGDDALDAVRGSSFRVEPGRTLAIVGESGSGKSLTALAITGLLPPVAHVTSGEAWLDGVELTRRGEAELRRVRGKDVAMIFQDPGSSLNPVHRIGDQIVEAIQAHQAVSRSEARRRALDLLRRVLLPDAERRIDAFPHELSGGQRQRVMIAMAIANEPKLLIADEPTTALDVTVQAQILDLLKDLQRERGMAIVFITHSLPVVAEFADDVAVMYAGELVEQGPTERVFECPLHPYTRALLESAPVEDGPAPQGIPGTVPPPFDLPPGCVFAPRCARHVDACDALHPPLDQVAPERQSRCIRPEAA
- a CDS encoding ATP-binding cassette domain-containing protein, whose product is MTEPLVQVSGLSKHFGGGGWLRSAPPLRAVNEVDLAVARGESVGLVGESGSGKSTIGRLMLGLMRPTAGAVRFDGTDIAAADTTTLRRLRRRMQLVFQDPYSSLDPRRTVGAQIADGLEIHDLLPKKDRPARVADLLGRVGLEPDHAARYPHAFSGGQRQRIALARALATRPDFLVADEPVSALDVSVQAQVLALMAQLKADLGLAMLFISHDLPVVRHLCERTVVMYLGRVMEEGPTSEIFARPTHPYTQALLSAAPSLHPGRRLKRIILQGEPPSPAAPPSGCVFRTRCPHALPACAEQVPALRAVDGGAHRKACIRDDIAPVTIGEAA